In a genomic window of Carettochelys insculpta isolate YL-2023 chromosome 19, ASM3395843v1, whole genome shotgun sequence:
- the SRR gene encoding serine racemase isoform X5, translated as MSSPYCISLADVEAAQSSLRGLIHLTPILTSSSLDQLAGRNLFFKCELFQKTGSFKIRGALNAVRSLALTARGNREQPKAVVTHSSGNHGQALAFAAKLEGIPAHIVVPRTAPHCKKAAICSYGAQVVPCEPTDESRVEVAARTVEERGGVMVHPNQDPAVIAGQGTIALEVLQQVPQVQALVVPVGGGGMVAGIAVAVKALRPDVRVYAAEPCNADDCYRSKVTGELTPNHHPPATIADSIKTSIGPNTWPIIKDLVDDVLTVTEEEIKPTTQKRFPALL; from the exons ATGTCCTCTCCATACTGCATTTCACTGGCCGATGTTGAAGCCGCACAGTCAAGCCTCCGTGGCCTTAtccacctcactcccatcctAACCAGTTCCAGCCTAGACCAGTTGGCTGGCCGCAATCTTTTCTTCAAATGcgagctcttccagaagactgGCTCCTTTAAG ATCCGTGGTGCACTGAATGCTGTCAGAAGCCTGGCTCTTACAGCCCGAGGCAACAGAGAGCAGCCCAAGGCTGTTGTGACACACAGTAGTGGGAACCATGGCCAAGCTCTTGCCTTTGCAGCTAAACTGGAAG GGATTCCTGCCCACATTGTGGTGCCTCGCACAGCGCCGCACTGCAAGAAAGCTGCCATCTGCTCCTATGGAGCCCAGGTGGTGCCATGTGAGCCCACTGATGAG TCCCGAGTGGAGGTGGCAGCTCGGACAGTTGAGGAGAGGGGAGGCGTGATGGTGCACCCCAATCAGGATCCTGCTGTGATTGCAGGCCAAGGCACTATAGCACTGGAGGTGCTGCAACAG GTACCCCAGGTGCAGGCGCTGGTGGttcctgtgggaggaggagggatggtgGCTGGAATAGCAGTTGCTGTCAAG GCGCTGAGACCAGATGTAAGAGTGTACGCTGCCGAACCCTGCAATGCAGATGACTGCTATCGGTCAAAGGTGACAGGGGAGCTCACTCCCAACCACCACCCTCCAGCCACCATAGCAGATAGCATTAAAACCAGCATTGGACCGAACACCTGGCCTATCATTAAGGATTTGGTGGATGATGTGCTGACAGTCACAGAGGAGGAGATCAAG CCCACTACCCAAAAgaggttcccagccctgctgtaa
- the SRR gene encoding serine racemase isoform X4, with amino-acid sequence MSSPYCISLADVEAAQSSLRGLIHLTPILTSSSLDQLAGRNLFFKCELFQKTGSFKIRGALNAVRSLALTARGNREQPKAVVTHSSGNHGQALAFAAKLEGIPAHIVVPRTAPHCKKAAICSYGAQVVPCEPTDESRVEVAARTVEERGGVMVHPNQDPAVIAGQGTIALEVLQQVPQVQALVVPVGGGGMVAGIAVAVKALRPDVRVYAAEPCNADDCYRSKVTGELTPNHHPPATIADSIKTSIGPNTWPIIKDLVDDVLTVTEEEIKLEPHLRRFGFGFCFSFAYSPLPKRGSQPCCKQQVVPKA; translated from the exons ATGTCCTCTCCATACTGCATTTCACTGGCCGATGTTGAAGCCGCACAGTCAAGCCTCCGTGGCCTTAtccacctcactcccatcctAACCAGTTCCAGCCTAGACCAGTTGGCTGGCCGCAATCTTTTCTTCAAATGcgagctcttccagaagactgGCTCCTTTAAG ATCCGTGGTGCACTGAATGCTGTCAGAAGCCTGGCTCTTACAGCCCGAGGCAACAGAGAGCAGCCCAAGGCTGTTGTGACACACAGTAGTGGGAACCATGGCCAAGCTCTTGCCTTTGCAGCTAAACTGGAAG GGATTCCTGCCCACATTGTGGTGCCTCGCACAGCGCCGCACTGCAAGAAAGCTGCCATCTGCTCCTATGGAGCCCAGGTGGTGCCATGTGAGCCCACTGATGAG TCCCGAGTGGAGGTGGCAGCTCGGACAGTTGAGGAGAGGGGAGGCGTGATGGTGCACCCCAATCAGGATCCTGCTGTGATTGCAGGCCAAGGCACTATAGCACTGGAGGTGCTGCAACAG GTACCCCAGGTGCAGGCGCTGGTGGttcctgtgggaggaggagggatggtgGCTGGAATAGCAGTTGCTGTCAAG GCGCTGAGACCAGATGTAAGAGTGTACGCTGCCGAACCCTGCAATGCAGATGACTGCTATCGGTCAAAGGTGACAGGGGAGCTCACTCCCAACCACCACCCTCCAGCCACCATAGCAGATAGCATTAAAACCAGCATTGGACCGAACACCTGGCCTATCATTAAGGATTTGGTGGATGATGTGCTGACAGTCACAGAGGAGGAGATCAAG TTGGAGCCACATCTGCgaaggtttggttttggtttttgcttcTCGTTTGCATACAGCCCACTACCCAAAAgaggttcccagccctgctgtaagCAGCAAGTTGTGCCTAAGGCTTAG
- the SRR gene encoding serine racemase isoform X3, with protein sequence MSSPYCISLADVEAAQSSLRGLIHLTPILTSSSLDQLAGRNLFFKCELFQKTGSFKIRGALNAVRSLALTARGNREQPKAVVTHSSGNHGQALAFAAKLEGIPAHIVVPRTAPHCKKAAICSYGAQVVPCEPTDESRVEVAARTVEERGGVMVHPNQDPAVIAGQGTIALEVLQQVPQVQALVVPVGGGGMVAGIAVAVKALRPDVRVYAAEPCNADDCYRSKVTGELTPNHHPPATIADSIKTSIGPNTWPIIKDLVDDVLTVTEEEIKHATQLVWERLKLLIEPTAGVGVAAVLSKQFQSVSQAVENVCIVLCGGNVDLGSLTWLSSAGREGNRK encoded by the exons ATGTCCTCTCCATACTGCATTTCACTGGCCGATGTTGAAGCCGCACAGTCAAGCCTCCGTGGCCTTAtccacctcactcccatcctAACCAGTTCCAGCCTAGACCAGTTGGCTGGCCGCAATCTTTTCTTCAAATGcgagctcttccagaagactgGCTCCTTTAAG ATCCGTGGTGCACTGAATGCTGTCAGAAGCCTGGCTCTTACAGCCCGAGGCAACAGAGAGCAGCCCAAGGCTGTTGTGACACACAGTAGTGGGAACCATGGCCAAGCTCTTGCCTTTGCAGCTAAACTGGAAG GGATTCCTGCCCACATTGTGGTGCCTCGCACAGCGCCGCACTGCAAGAAAGCTGCCATCTGCTCCTATGGAGCCCAGGTGGTGCCATGTGAGCCCACTGATGAG TCCCGAGTGGAGGTGGCAGCTCGGACAGTTGAGGAGAGGGGAGGCGTGATGGTGCACCCCAATCAGGATCCTGCTGTGATTGCAGGCCAAGGCACTATAGCACTGGAGGTGCTGCAACAG GTACCCCAGGTGCAGGCGCTGGTGGttcctgtgggaggaggagggatggtgGCTGGAATAGCAGTTGCTGTCAAG GCGCTGAGACCAGATGTAAGAGTGTACGCTGCCGAACCCTGCAATGCAGATGACTGCTATCGGTCAAAGGTGACAGGGGAGCTCACTCCCAACCACCACCCTCCAGCCACCATAGCAGATAGCATTAAAACCAGCATTGGACCGAACACCTGGCCTATCATTAAGGATTTGGTGGATGATGTGCTGACAGTCACAGAGGAGGAGATCAAG CATGCAACACAGCTGGTGTGGGAGAGGCTGAAGCTGCTCATTGAGCCAACAGCTGGTGTGGGAGTGGCCGCAGTGCTCTCCAAGCAGTTTCAGTCAGTCTCCCAGGCTGTGGAAAACGTTTGCATTGTGCTGTGTGGAGGAAATGTGGACCTAGGCTCCCTAACTTGGCTCAGCTCAGCTGGCAGAGAGGGAAACAGAAAATGA
- the SRR gene encoding serine racemase isoform X1 — protein sequence MSSPYCISLADVEAAQSSLRGLIHLTPILTSSSLDQLAGRNLFFKCELFQKTGSFKIRGALNAVRSLALTARGNREQPKAVVTHSSGNHGQALAFAAKLEGIPAHIVVPRTAPHCKKAAICSYGAQVVPCEPTDESRVEVAARTVEERGGVMVHPNQDPAVIAGQGTIALEVLQQVPQVQALVVPVGGGGMVAGIAVAVKALRPDVRVYAAEPCNADDCYRSKVTGELTPNHHPPATIADSIKTSIGPNTWPIIKDLVDDVLTVTEEEIKAVACSRGSCDSFKSCSHTGREQAAFVFSQGIPQEQPWLSVTSVSLPCPTCIRGRPQLQPRLPKVKPRAPGKAEHSAHHRKLGAIPFLLPLAGVQIVLAL from the exons ATGTCCTCTCCATACTGCATTTCACTGGCCGATGTTGAAGCCGCACAGTCAAGCCTCCGTGGCCTTAtccacctcactcccatcctAACCAGTTCCAGCCTAGACCAGTTGGCTGGCCGCAATCTTTTCTTCAAATGcgagctcttccagaagactgGCTCCTTTAAG ATCCGTGGTGCACTGAATGCTGTCAGAAGCCTGGCTCTTACAGCCCGAGGCAACAGAGAGCAGCCCAAGGCTGTTGTGACACACAGTAGTGGGAACCATGGCCAAGCTCTTGCCTTTGCAGCTAAACTGGAAG GGATTCCTGCCCACATTGTGGTGCCTCGCACAGCGCCGCACTGCAAGAAAGCTGCCATCTGCTCCTATGGAGCCCAGGTGGTGCCATGTGAGCCCACTGATGAG TCCCGAGTGGAGGTGGCAGCTCGGACAGTTGAGGAGAGGGGAGGCGTGATGGTGCACCCCAATCAGGATCCTGCTGTGATTGCAGGCCAAGGCACTATAGCACTGGAGGTGCTGCAACAG GTACCCCAGGTGCAGGCGCTGGTGGttcctgtgggaggaggagggatggtgGCTGGAATAGCAGTTGCTGTCAAG GCGCTGAGACCAGATGTAAGAGTGTACGCTGCCGAACCCTGCAATGCAGATGACTGCTATCGGTCAAAGGTGACAGGGGAGCTCACTCCCAACCACCACCCTCCAGCCACCATAGCAGATAGCATTAAAACCAGCATTGGACCGAACACCTGGCCTATCATTAAGGATTTGGTGGATGATGTGCTGACAGTCACAGAGGAGGAGATCAAG GCTGTAGCATGTAGCAGGGGATCATGTGACTCATTCAAAAGTTGCTCACACACTGGTAGAGAGCAGGCCGCCTTCGTCTTCTCCCAAGGCATTCCCcaggagcagccctggctgtctgtCACTTCAGTGTCCTTGCCTTGCCCCACTTGTATCCGGGGACGTCCACAGCTGCAGCCACGCCTTCCCAAAGTAAAGCCCCGAGCTCCAGGAAAGGCAGAGCACTCAGCCCATCACCGTAAGCTAGGAGCAATTCCCTTCCTGCTGCCTCTGGCAGGGGTGCAGATAGTGCTGGCACTCTGA
- the SRR gene encoding serine racemase isoform X2, with amino-acid sequence MSSPYCISLADVEAAQSSLRGLIHLTPILTSSSLDQLAGRNLFFKCELFQKTGSFKIRGALNAVRSLALTARGNREQPKAVVTHSSGNHGQALAFAAKLEGIPAHIVVPRTAPHCKKAAICSYGAQVVPCEPTDESRVEVAARTVEERGGVMVHPNQDPAVIAGQGTIALEVLQQALRPDVRVYAAEPCNADDCYRSKVTGELTPNHHPPATIADSIKTSIGPNTWPIIKDLVDDVLTVTEEEIKAVACSRGSCDSFKSCSHTGREQAAFVFSQGIPQEQPWLSVTSVSLPCPTCIRGRPQLQPRLPKVKPRAPGKAEHSAHHRKLGAIPFLLPLAGVQIVLAL; translated from the exons ATGTCCTCTCCATACTGCATTTCACTGGCCGATGTTGAAGCCGCACAGTCAAGCCTCCGTGGCCTTAtccacctcactcccatcctAACCAGTTCCAGCCTAGACCAGTTGGCTGGCCGCAATCTTTTCTTCAAATGcgagctcttccagaagactgGCTCCTTTAAG ATCCGTGGTGCACTGAATGCTGTCAGAAGCCTGGCTCTTACAGCCCGAGGCAACAGAGAGCAGCCCAAGGCTGTTGTGACACACAGTAGTGGGAACCATGGCCAAGCTCTTGCCTTTGCAGCTAAACTGGAAG GGATTCCTGCCCACATTGTGGTGCCTCGCACAGCGCCGCACTGCAAGAAAGCTGCCATCTGCTCCTATGGAGCCCAGGTGGTGCCATGTGAGCCCACTGATGAG TCCCGAGTGGAGGTGGCAGCTCGGACAGTTGAGGAGAGGGGAGGCGTGATGGTGCACCCCAATCAGGATCCTGCTGTGATTGCAGGCCAAGGCACTATAGCACTGGAGGTGCTGCAACAG GCGCTGAGACCAGATGTAAGAGTGTACGCTGCCGAACCCTGCAATGCAGATGACTGCTATCGGTCAAAGGTGACAGGGGAGCTCACTCCCAACCACCACCCTCCAGCCACCATAGCAGATAGCATTAAAACCAGCATTGGACCGAACACCTGGCCTATCATTAAGGATTTGGTGGATGATGTGCTGACAGTCACAGAGGAGGAGATCAAG GCTGTAGCATGTAGCAGGGGATCATGTGACTCATTCAAAAGTTGCTCACACACTGGTAGAGAGCAGGCCGCCTTCGTCTTCTCCCAAGGCATTCCCcaggagcagccctggctgtctgtCACTTCAGTGTCCTTGCCTTGCCCCACTTGTATCCGGGGACGTCCACAGCTGCAGCCACGCCTTCCCAAAGTAAAGCCCCGAGCTCCAGGAAAGGCAGAGCACTCAGCCCATCACCGTAAGCTAGGAGCAATTCCCTTCCTGCTGCCTCTGGCAGGGGTGCAGATAGTGCTGGCACTCTGA